The proteins below come from a single Salinivibrio kushneri genomic window:
- a CDS encoding Zn-ribbon-containing protein produces MIITELTFECFDNTTVSAVDRTINGLMDALRYNGQVLGREFPILMQEGQFQLRVVCPDEDALHPRFHSPQVKRALQQLADACLTQPKVRVLGRDLNSEQAAPSVSPTWQVLYTTFVHTCSPLRCGDTLLPIPLYRLPATFNGDHKAVIKWQTEWQACDELQMAGASDAEFAGLNELANPQTRLFQRGWDLRGRIEYLTGTPTYYYQYRVGGKDRESELERPCPKCGEPWRLKAPVHDIFLFKCDRCRLVSNLSWDFKLA; encoded by the coding sequence ATGATTATCACGGAACTGACCTTTGAGTGCTTTGATAATACCACCGTTAGTGCGGTTGACCGTACGATCAATGGCCTCATGGATGCATTACGTTATAATGGCCAAGTGCTCGGACGCGAGTTTCCGATCTTGATGCAAGAAGGCCAGTTTCAGCTTCGTGTTGTATGTCCCGATGAAGATGCCTTGCACCCACGCTTTCACAGCCCACAAGTGAAACGTGCGTTGCAGCAGCTGGCCGACGCGTGCTTAACCCAACCGAAAGTGCGTGTGTTGGGACGCGATTTGAACTCAGAACAAGCCGCTCCGAGTGTCTCACCGACTTGGCAAGTGCTTTACACCACCTTTGTTCACACGTGTTCGCCGCTGCGTTGTGGCGATACGCTGCTACCCATTCCGCTTTATCGCTTACCCGCCACCTTTAACGGTGATCACAAAGCGGTGATAAAATGGCAAACAGAATGGCAAGCCTGTGATGAATTACAAATGGCCGGCGCCAGTGACGCCGAGTTTGCTGGGCTTAATGAATTAGCAAACCCTCAAACTCGGTTATTCCAGCGCGGTTGGGATCTTAGAGGGCGGATAGAGTACTTAACGGGAACACCAACCTACTACTATCAATATCGTGTTGGTGGTAAAGACAGAGAGAGTGAGCTTGAACGCCCATGTCCCAAGTGTGGGGAGCCTTGGCGGCTTAAGGCTCCGGTTCACGATATCTTTCTATTTAAGTGCGATCGTTGCCGGCTAGTCTCCAACCTTTCTTGGGACTTTAAACTGGCTTAG
- a CDS encoding DUF2789 domain-containing protein, translating to METFQHDLQHLFEQLGLATDKASIEHFLSSHCLVEGQTLVDAPFWNAAQRAFIDEAIKEDADWAEQVDTLDALLRKP from the coding sequence ATGGAAACCTTTCAACATGACTTACAGCACCTTTTTGAACAACTGGGCTTGGCAACCGATAAGGCCTCAATTGAGCACTTCCTATCCAGTCACTGCTTGGTTGAAGGGCAAACACTGGTCGATGCCCCATTTTGGAATGCTGCGCAACGGGCGTTTATTGATGAAGCCATAAAGGAAGACGCGGATTGGGCGGAGCAGGTTGATACCCTTGATGCGCTGCTGAGAAAGCCCTAA
- a CDS encoding DUF3301 domain-containing protein — MITDLLTIVLVVVVALLFWQQRRQSEQAHQYIRQYCQRMELQLLSIARGRHTLRRTEQGWQWLTQYWFEFSATGDDHYIGHAQLKGLRLKAIDTPVHAMPRADQTGS; from the coding sequence ATGATCACTGATCTGCTAACCATTGTCTTGGTCGTTGTCGTCGCCTTGCTGTTCTGGCAACAGCGGCGACAATCCGAGCAAGCGCACCAGTACATTCGCCAATACTGCCAGCGGATGGAGTTGCAATTATTGTCTATTGCACGAGGCCGTCACACCCTACGCAGAACCGAACAAGGGTGGCAATGGCTCACCCAGTACTGGTTCGAGTTTTCTGCCACCGGGGATGATCATTATATCGGTCACGCTCAGCTTAAAGGGTTAAGATTAAAGGCGATAGACACACCGGTTCATGCGATGCCAAGAGCAGACCAAACCGGCAGTTAG
- a CDS encoding DUF3549 family protein has protein sequence METVHALSTLFDHADCQFSVYDLGRRVCQLDETTFRAVEANQQPYPHPLRQHAHMAVAFWPSGGAPWVWFLKMPLDERGLLNHTAMGDFLQYVSAAMGERLTATPNKEQREKLANNPYTFTPTDDKMAMFHATLTYQLGRPASQYYDHAQHYLNGELGWDNWQGVGLQGLADTCVRMAEQNNATRVRKALNSLPTTPLYALLGCLEHCQINEKLAASVRDMFSQMCQAQEVDLFLVSALLRAHAGAPEATRHHLIDAVLEKPELHHREIFVAIAGRCWDSLTDDTVLDRFLIALADQHDTALFQQIYADLVMLPPLRGALLSRLHGDTSAALTQAMSRMQQAVRHTSNDH, from the coding sequence ATGGAAACGGTTCACGCCCTCAGCACCCTATTTGACCACGCCGATTGCCAATTCAGTGTTTACGACTTAGGTCGTCGTGTGTGCCAGCTGGATGAAACGACCTTTCGTGCGGTTGAGGCCAATCAGCAACCTTACCCTCACCCCTTACGCCAACATGCCCACATGGCTGTCGCTTTCTGGCCATCAGGCGGCGCTCCATGGGTATGGTTCTTAAAAATGCCTCTCGATGAACGCGGCCTACTCAATCACACCGCGATGGGAGATTTTTTACAGTATGTCAGCGCGGCCATGGGAGAGCGCTTAACCGCGACACCGAATAAAGAGCAGCGTGAGAAACTGGCCAACAATCCCTATACGTTTACGCCCACCGACGACAAGATGGCGATGTTCCATGCCACATTGACCTATCAACTGGGACGGCCAGCCAGCCAGTATTATGATCATGCGCAGCATTACTTAAATGGCGAGCTTGGCTGGGATAATTGGCAAGGTGTTGGCCTGCAAGGGCTCGCTGATACCTGTGTACGCATGGCCGAGCAAAACAATGCCACCCGTGTCCGCAAAGCGCTGAATAGCCTTCCAACGACGCCGCTGTATGCCCTACTAGGCTGTTTAGAGCATTGCCAAATCAATGAAAAACTCGCGGCAAGCGTGCGCGATATGTTTAGCCAAATGTGTCAGGCTCAGGAAGTAGACCTTTTCTTGGTCAGCGCCCTACTCCGCGCGCATGCTGGTGCCCCAGAAGCCACGCGTCATCATTTAATAGATGCCGTGCTGGAGAAACCCGAGCTGCATCATCGCGAGATTTTTGTTGCGATTGCGGGACGCTGCTGGGACAGCTTGACGGACGACACAGTGTTAGATCGCTTCTTGATTGCGCTTGCCGATCAGCACGATACCGCACTGTTTCAACAAATCTACGCTGATCTTGTGATGCTGCCGCCGCTTCGTGGCGCACTGCTTAGCCGTTTACACGGTGATACCTCTGCGGCACTTACCCAGGCAATGTCACGTATGCAACAAGCTGTCAGACATACCTCTAATGATCACTGA
- a CDS encoding YqcC family protein, which translates to MTLYQQCEQLLDELEQVLDACDLLQSVPPSPKRLASREPFAVDTLDCHEWLQWIFLPKMRALVVARQPLPRNFEIAPYVEEAMKEQQGATAVVKVTYRIDALLTQ; encoded by the coding sequence ATGACACTTTACCAACAATGTGAGCAACTTCTGGATGAGCTTGAGCAAGTGTTAGATGCGTGTGATCTGCTCCAGTCGGTACCACCATCGCCAAAACGGTTGGCAAGTCGCGAACCGTTTGCGGTGGACACGCTCGATTGTCATGAGTGGTTGCAGTGGATATTTCTGCCTAAAATGCGTGCATTGGTTGTTGCTCGCCAGCCACTGCCAAGGAATTTTGAAATCGCCCCCTATGTGGAAGAAGCGATGAAAGAGCAGCAAGGGGCGACAGCGGTGGTCAAAGTAACTTATCGTATTGACGCGCTGTTAACCCAATGA
- the truC gene encoding tRNA pseudouridine(65) synthase TruC codes for MMSEQPLSILYRDESLVVVNKPAGMLVHRSWLDKGETRFVMQTLRDQIGQRVYPLHRLDKPTSGVLVFALSSEVASLMMPQFAQGQIKKAYYAIVRGWISEAGRLDYPLVEEQDKIADKDASQPPTAKPAVTDYQPLARVELPIATGRYATSRYSLVAMQPQTGRKHQLRRHMHHLSHPIIGDTTHGDGRHNRVFREHFDCHQLLLHASDMQFIHPVSAETVQVQAPLDITWQRVLSALEWDVPSPLLGVSSP; via the coding sequence ATGATGAGTGAACAACCATTATCCATTTTATACCGCGATGAGTCCTTGGTTGTGGTGAACAAGCCCGCAGGGATGTTGGTCCATCGTTCTTGGCTGGATAAAGGGGAAACGCGTTTCGTGATGCAGACGCTCAGGGACCAGATTGGCCAGCGTGTTTATCCGTTGCACCGGCTCGATAAACCGACGTCTGGTGTGTTGGTGTTTGCGTTATCTAGCGAGGTGGCGTCCTTGATGATGCCACAGTTTGCGCAAGGGCAGATTAAAAAAGCCTACTATGCGATAGTCAGAGGTTGGATCTCAGAAGCCGGTCGACTCGATTACCCACTGGTGGAAGAGCAAGATAAGATAGCGGATAAAGATGCGAGCCAGCCGCCCACAGCAAAACCGGCCGTGACGGATTATCAACCGCTGGCAAGGGTAGAGCTTCCTATTGCCACTGGGCGCTATGCAACCAGCCGTTATAGTTTGGTCGCTATGCAGCCACAAACGGGGAGAAAGCACCAGTTACGTCGCCATATGCATCATTTAAGTCACCCAATTATCGGTGATACTACCCATGGTGATGGCAGGCATAACCGCGTTTTTCGGGAACACTTTGATTGTCACCAGCTGTTGCTGCATGCCAGTGACATGCAGTTTATCCACCCAGTTAGCGCAGAGACAGTTCAGGTCCAGGCCCCGCTCGATATTACGTGGCAGCGTGTGCTGTCGGCACTGGAATGGGATGTGCCTAGCCCCCTCCTTGGCGTAAGCAGCCCGTGA
- a CDS encoding DUF3461 family protein, with translation MYQQLKNIGIEHPEKIERYSLRQEASYDTLKVYFSKQKGDLFARSMKFKYPRQRKNVVVDSGTGRSREVTEINRSLSLVIDELDRIVQHEHTEQDVKRKVLTDLRHLEKVVASKIAEIEAELDKL, from the coding sequence ATGTATCAGCAGTTGAAAAACATTGGCATTGAACATCCGGAAAAAATTGAGCGTTATTCACTGCGCCAAGAAGCCAGTTATGACACGCTCAAAGTGTACTTCAGCAAGCAAAAGGGCGATCTTTTTGCGCGAAGCATGAAGTTTAAGTATCCACGCCAGCGGAAAAATGTGGTTGTCGACAGCGGCACCGGCCGGTCTCGAGAGGTCACGGAGATCAATCGCAGCCTGTCCCTAGTGATCGATGAACTGGATCGCATCGTTCAGCACGAGCACACAGAGCAAGACGTGAAGCGAAAGGTACTCACCGATCTTCGTCATCTAGAAAAAGTGGTCGCCAGTAAGATTGCCGAAATCGAAGCCGAGCTAGATAAGCTCTAA
- the glnD gene encoding bifunctional uridylyltransferase/uridylyl-removing protein GlnD, translated as MTDTVITPQHLGDDQLDPITLKAQFQQLLEQQKQDFLANVPVAELVYQRTDYMDALLARLWHHFGFAHTSLALVAVGGYGRRELHPLSDIDLLLLCQAPLDAHQQQSLSDLLTLLWDLKLEVGHSVRTVDECIRVGLDDLTVATNLQESRLLCGDAQLFDALEARVHDDSFWPSERFYQAKVEEQKARHRRYHDTAYKLEPDLKLSPGSLRDIHTLSWIARRHFGATSLREMSDFGFLTDAEYRELNECQNVLWRIRFALHLELRRYDNRLTFAHQTSVAELLGYRGEGNRAVETMMKDFFRTLGRVGELNKMLLQIFDQVIIDNGRTGEVEVLSDDFQRCGRTIEARKPALFQARPETILDMMLHIANDTSIEAIAAPTLRQLRTARRRLNHFLCQQEDAREKFMALVRHPNALHKAFGLMHRHGVMSAYLPQWSQIVGQMQFDLFHVYTVDEHTIRLLKHMRLFDDEANRDRHPICCDVFPRLARRELLLIAAIFHDIGKGRGGDHSEIGAIESHDFCLEHGLSKPEANIVSWLVRNHLLMSVTAQRRDIYDPDVITDFAKEVRDEERLDLLLCLTVADINATNPDLWNSWKRTLIAELYYSTQKALRRGLENPPDVRERIRHNKHLAAAMLRKQGHSPRDIEVLWQRFKADYFLRHTHKQIAWHSEHLLHHAGDVPLVLVSKKATRGGTEIFVYCQDRPSLFARVVAALDKKNLSVHDAQVMTSKDGHALDTFMVLDQNDDAIPLDRHPSIIEGVSKALGETGTITIPKRRAPQKLQHFSVKTQVLFLPTKNGRRTLMELVALDTPGLLARVGAVFARQAVSVHAAKITTIGERAEDFFIVTDAKNQALTSEHQEQLKAALEKALARAK; from the coding sequence ATGACAGACACAGTGATTACGCCACAGCACCTCGGGGATGATCAGCTCGACCCCATTACCCTAAAAGCCCAATTTCAGCAATTGCTTGAACAGCAAAAACAGGATTTTTTGGCGAATGTCCCTGTAGCGGAATTGGTATACCAGCGCACCGATTACATGGATGCCTTACTGGCGCGCTTGTGGCATCACTTTGGGTTCGCACACACCTCACTTGCCTTAGTTGCGGTGGGGGGGTATGGCCGGCGCGAACTGCATCCACTGTCAGATATTGATTTGCTCCTGCTCTGCCAAGCCCCATTAGACGCTCACCAACAACAAAGTTTAAGCGATCTGCTTACCCTTTTATGGGATTTAAAGCTTGAAGTCGGCCACAGTGTACGCACCGTCGACGAGTGCATTCGTGTTGGGCTTGACGATCTGACTGTCGCCACCAACTTGCAAGAGTCCCGCTTGTTATGTGGTGACGCTCAGCTTTTTGATGCGCTTGAAGCGCGCGTGCATGATGACAGCTTTTGGCCCAGCGAACGGTTTTATCAAGCCAAAGTTGAAGAACAAAAAGCCCGCCACCGCCGCTATCATGACACCGCCTACAAGCTTGAGCCTGATTTGAAACTCAGCCCTGGCAGCCTGCGCGATATTCACACCCTATCGTGGATTGCGCGCCGTCACTTTGGTGCCACCAGCTTACGAGAGATGAGTGATTTTGGCTTTTTGACCGACGCGGAATATCGCGAGCTCAATGAGTGCCAGAATGTATTGTGGCGTATTCGATTTGCGCTTCATCTTGAGCTTCGCCGCTACGACAACCGCCTGACCTTTGCACACCAAACATCGGTCGCGGAGCTGCTTGGCTATCGTGGTGAAGGCAACCGTGCGGTCGAAACCATGATGAAAGACTTCTTCCGCACGCTTGGGCGCGTCGGCGAGCTTAACAAAATGCTGTTACAAATCTTTGACCAAGTGATCATCGACAATGGCCGCACCGGTGAGGTTGAGGTGTTAAGTGACGATTTTCAGCGATGTGGTCGCACCATTGAAGCACGCAAGCCCGCCTTGTTCCAAGCGCGACCGGAAACCATTCTCGATATGATGCTGCATATCGCCAATGACACCTCGATTGAAGCGATTGCGGCGCCAACTTTGCGTCAGTTGCGTACAGCAAGACGTCGACTCAATCATTTTTTGTGTCAGCAAGAAGACGCGCGCGAAAAGTTCATGGCCTTGGTTCGTCATCCCAACGCGCTGCACAAGGCCTTTGGTTTAATGCATCGCCACGGGGTGATGTCAGCCTACTTACCACAGTGGAGTCAAATTGTTGGGCAGATGCAGTTTGACTTATTCCATGTCTACACGGTTGATGAGCACACGATCCGCCTGCTCAAACATATGCGCTTATTTGATGATGAGGCCAACCGAGACCGCCATCCGATCTGTTGTGATGTCTTCCCCCGTTTAGCACGCCGCGAGCTTTTATTGATTGCAGCCATTTTCCATGACATTGGCAAGGGACGTGGCGGGGATCATAGCGAAATTGGCGCCATTGAATCGCATGATTTTTGTTTAGAGCATGGTTTGTCAAAGCCAGAAGCGAATATTGTTAGCTGGCTGGTACGTAACCACTTACTTATGTCCGTCACCGCACAGCGCCGCGATATATACGACCCAGATGTGATTACCGACTTTGCCAAAGAAGTGCGTGATGAAGAGCGTCTGGATCTTCTCCTGTGTCTCACCGTGGCCGATATTAATGCCACCAACCCAGATTTATGGAACAGTTGGAAGCGGACACTGATCGCAGAGCTGTATTACTCAACGCAAAAAGCGCTACGGCGCGGCTTGGAGAATCCACCTGATGTGCGTGAACGCATCCGTCATAACAAACACTTGGCCGCCGCCATGTTGCGCAAGCAAGGCCATAGCCCGAGGGATATAGAAGTGTTATGGCAGCGTTTCAAGGCGGACTACTTTCTGCGCCATACCCATAAACAAATTGCTTGGCACAGTGAACATCTCCTTCATCACGCCGGCGATGTCCCACTGGTGTTAGTGAGTAAAAAAGCCACCCGTGGCGGAACCGAGATTTTTGTTTACTGTCAAGATAGGCCCAGTTTGTTCGCACGCGTGGTGGCTGCTCTCGATAAGAAAAACCTTAGCGTCCATGATGCACAAGTGATGACCAGTAAAGATGGCCACGCCCTCGATACCTTTATGGTGCTAGACCAAAATGACGATGCCATTCCTCTTGACCGTCACCCGAGCATTATCGAAGGGGTCAGCAAGGCGCTGGGAGAAACAGGCACCATTACTATTCCCAAACGGCGAGCACCGCAAAAGCTCCAGCACTTTTCGGTTAAAACCCAGGTACTTTTCTTACCCACGAAAAACGGTCGTCGCACATTGATGGAGCTGGTCGCACTCGACACACCGGGGCTACTGGCTCGAGTGGGTGCCGTCTTTGCGCGCCAAGCTGTCAGTGTCCATGCCGCTAAAATTACTACAATTGGTGAGCGCGCCGAAGACTTTTTTATCGTCACTGACGCAAAGAACCAAGCGTTGACCTCAGAGCATCAGGAGCAGTTAAAAGCGGCACTGGAGAAGGCACTCGCTCGCGCCAAGTAA
- the map gene encoding type I methionyl aminopeptidase, producing the protein MTIPIKTEEEIEKMRVAGRLASDVLVMLGDYVKPGITTRELDDIAHKYMTEVQGTTPATLDYHGFPKSMCTSINHVVCHGIPNDNDVLQDGDIVNIDVTVIKDGYHGDTSKMFLVGEVSLEDKRLCRVTQESLYHAIKKVKPGATVGELGTAIQKFIKNSNTRYSIVKEYCGHGIGASFHEDPQVVHYKNNDRTVLKPGMCFTIEPMINAGKYGTVLDEDDGWTVYTIDGKKSAQWEHTLLVTETGVEVLTLREEENLPRYINH; encoded by the coding sequence ATGACAATCCCAATTAAAACAGAAGAAGAAATTGAAAAAATGCGCGTCGCTGGCCGCTTGGCATCCGACGTGCTCGTTATGCTTGGCGACTATGTAAAACCCGGTATCACCACCCGTGAGCTGGATGACATTGCTCACAAATATATGACCGAAGTACAAGGCACGACGCCGGCCACATTGGACTACCACGGTTTTCCAAAATCAATGTGCACATCAATTAACCACGTGGTTTGTCACGGCATTCCGAATGATAACGATGTGTTGCAGGATGGCGATATTGTCAATATCGATGTCACTGTGATTAAAGACGGCTACCATGGCGACACCTCGAAGATGTTTTTGGTCGGAGAGGTCTCTTTGGAAGACAAACGTCTTTGTCGTGTGACACAAGAAAGCCTCTATCACGCGATCAAAAAAGTAAAGCCTGGGGCGACCGTAGGTGAGCTCGGAACCGCTATTCAGAAATTCATTAAAAATAGCAATACACGCTACTCTATCGTCAAAGAGTACTGTGGCCATGGCATTGGTGCGAGCTTCCATGAAGACCCTCAAGTGGTCCACTACAAAAATAATGATCGCACTGTACTCAAACCTGGCATGTGCTTCACCATTGAGCCTATGATTAATGCAGGTAAATACGGTACCGTGCTTGATGAAGACGACGGCTGGACGGTATACACCATCGACGGTAAGAAATCGGCCCAGTGGGAGCACACCCTGCTGGTCACCGAGACTGGCGTCGAAGTATTAACGTTGAGAGAGGAAGAAAACCTCCCGCGTTACATCAACCACTAA
- the rpsB gene encoding 30S ribosomal protein S2 has protein sequence MATVSMRDMLKAGVHFGHQTRYWNPKMKPFIFGSRNKVHIINLEKTVPMFNDSLAELSKIGERKGKVLFVGTKRAASEAVKAAAENCEQFYVSNRWLGGMLTNWKTVRTSIKRLKDLETQSTDGTFEKLTKKEALMYTREMEKLDKSLGGIKNMNGLPDAMFVIDADHEHIAIKEANNLGIPVFAVVDTNSNPDGVDHVIPGNDDAIRAIQLYLNAASDAYKEGRSQDIVAQAEDELVEVAE, from the coding sequence ATGGCTACTGTTTCAATGCGCGACATGCTCAAGGCGGGCGTACACTTCGGTCACCAAACTCGTTACTGGAACCCAAAAATGAAGCCTTTCATCTTTGGTTCACGTAACAAGGTGCACATCATCAACCTTGAGAAAACTGTACCAATGTTTAACGATTCTTTGGCTGAACTGTCAAAAATCGGTGAGCGTAAAGGTAAAGTCCTGTTCGTTGGTACTAAGCGCGCAGCAAGCGAAGCGGTAAAAGCGGCAGCAGAAAACTGCGAGCAGTTTTATGTAAGCAACCGTTGGTTGGGCGGCATGCTCACTAACTGGAAAACCGTTCGTACATCTATCAAGCGTCTGAAAGACCTGGAAACTCAGTCTACTGACGGTACGTTTGAGAAGCTGACCAAGAAAGAAGCACTGATGTACACCCGTGAGATGGAAAAGCTCGACAAATCACTGGGTGGTATCAAGAACATGAACGGCCTTCCTGATGCAATGTTCGTTATCGATGCGGATCACGAGCACATTGCCATCAAAGAAGCGAACAACCTGGGTATCCCAGTATTTGCAGTGGTAGATACTAACTCTAACCCAGACGGCGTTGACCACGTCATTCCAGGTAACGATGACGCAATCCGCGCTATCCAGCTTTACCTGAATGCCGCGTCTGACGCATACAAAGAAGGCCGTAGCCAAGACATCGTTGCGCAAGCAGAAGACGAGCTGGTTGAAGTCGCTGAATAA
- the tsf gene encoding translation elongation factor Ts: protein MATVTAALVKELRERTGAGMMECKKALVEANADIEVAIENMRKSGAAKAAKKAGRVAAEGVILVKENEGKAAIVEINCETDFVAKDANFAEFADQVAETALAEGLEIDALKEKFEQQRADLVAKIGENMDIRRVSFIEGEKVGSYRHGGRIGVIVAAKADEETIKHVAMHIAASKPDYVNPEDVPADVVEKEKQIQVDIAMESGKPADIAEKMVAGRMKKFTGEISLTGQAFVMDPSQTVGQMLKEKGAEVTDFIRFEVGEGIEKEEVDFAAEVAAAQQS from the coding sequence ATGGCAACTGTTACCGCTGCCCTGGTTAAAGAACTTCGCGAGCGCACTGGCGCTGGCATGATGGAATGTAAAAAAGCACTGGTTGAAGCGAACGCAGATATCGAAGTAGCAATCGAGAACATGCGTAAGAGCGGTGCGGCAAAAGCAGCGAAAAAAGCTGGCCGTGTTGCAGCTGAAGGCGTGATCCTAGTGAAAGAAAACGAAGGCAAAGCAGCGATCGTTGAGATCAACTGTGAAACTGACTTCGTTGCAAAAGACGCAAACTTCGCGGAATTTGCTGATCAAGTTGCTGAAACAGCACTGGCTGAAGGCCTTGAGATCGACGCACTGAAAGAAAAATTTGAACAGCAGCGTGCTGATCTGGTCGCTAAAATCGGTGAAAACATGGATATCCGTCGTGTTTCATTCATCGAAGGCGAGAAAGTGGGTTCTTACCGTCACGGCGGTCGCATCGGTGTTATCGTTGCGGCAAAAGCGGACGAAGAAACCATCAAGCACGTGGCTATGCACATTGCAGCGTCTAAGCCTGACTATGTTAACCCTGAAGACGTACCTGCCGACGTGGTGGAGAAAGAGAAGCAAATTCAGGTTGATATCGCAATGGAATCAGGCAAGCCTGCTGACATCGCAGAGAAAATGGTTGCTGGTCGCATGAAGAAATTCACCGGTGAAATTTCTCTGACGGGTCAAGCATTCGTGATGGATCCATCACAAACTGTGGGCCAGATGCTGAAAGAAAAAGGTGCCGAAGTGACCGACTTCATCCGCTTTGAAGTGGGCGAAGGCATCGAGAAAGAAGAAGTAGACTTTGCTGCAGAAGTTGCTGCGGCACAACAAAGCTAA
- the pyrH gene encoding UMP kinase: MTTNPKPAYQRILLKLSGEALQGDDGFGIDPTVLDRMAQEIKELVELGVQVGLVIGGGNLFRGAGLAEAGMNRVVGDHMGMLATVMNGLAMRDALHRAYVNARVMSAIPLNGVCDSYNWAEAISQLRNGRVVIFSAGTGNPFFTTDSAACLRGIEIESDIVIKATKVDGVYSDDPTKNPDATLYDSLTYQDVLEKELKVMDLAAFTLARDHKLPLRVFNMNKPGALRRVVMGEAEGTLITNS, translated from the coding sequence ATGACTACAAATCCTAAGCCAGCTTATCAACGAATTTTACTTAAACTTAGCGGTGAAGCCCTGCAGGGCGATGATGGATTCGGTATCGATCCCACTGTGCTAGACCGTATGGCACAAGAAATCAAAGAACTGGTCGAGCTGGGTGTTCAGGTGGGTTTGGTTATCGGCGGCGGTAATCTATTCCGTGGTGCTGGTCTTGCTGAGGCGGGAATGAACCGTGTTGTGGGCGATCACATGGGTATGTTAGCCACCGTGATGAACGGATTGGCAATGCGTGATGCACTTCATCGTGCCTATGTGAACGCGCGAGTGATGTCAGCCATTCCCTTGAATGGCGTGTGTGATAGCTATAATTGGGCAGAAGCGATCAGCCAGCTTCGCAATGGTCGCGTGGTGATATTCTCCGCAGGGACAGGTAACCCTTTCTTCACCACAGATTCGGCAGCGTGCTTACGCGGTATTGAAATTGAATCTGATATTGTGATCAAAGCAACCAAGGTCGATGGGGTTTACAGCGATGACCCAACCAAAAACCCGGATGCAACGCTTTATGACTCGCTAACATACCAAGATGTTTTAGAAAAAGAGTTGAAAGTGATGGATTTGGCCGCATTTACGTTAGCACGCGATCATAAGCTGCCACTTCGTGTCTTTAATATGAACAAGCCAGGTGCATTACGCCGTGTCGTGATGGGCGAGGCAGAAGGCACTTTGATCACTAACAGCTAA
- the frr gene encoding ribosome recycling factor, which translates to MINDIKDDAKSRMDKSVEALKHTLGKLRTGRAHPSLLEGITVEYYGAPTPLNQLASIVAEDARTLAISVYDKQVTQAVEKAIMTSDLGLNPASAGTVIRVPLPPLTEERRKDMVKVVRAEGEQGRVAIRNIRRDANNELKALLKDKEISEDDERRAQDDIQKLTDEAVKNVDALLDAKEKELMEV; encoded by the coding sequence GTGATTAATGACATAAAAGACGACGCGAAATCGCGTATGGATAAAAGTGTAGAGGCGCTAAAACACACGCTAGGTAAATTGCGCACAGGCCGTGCCCACCCGAGTTTGCTTGAAGGGATCACTGTTGAGTACTACGGTGCGCCGACCCCCTTGAATCAGCTCGCCTCTATCGTGGCGGAAGATGCGCGTACGTTGGCGATTAGCGTGTACGACAAGCAAGTGACACAAGCGGTTGAAAAAGCAATCATGACCTCAGACTTGGGCCTCAACCCAGCCTCTGCAGGCACCGTGATCCGTGTTCCTTTGCCGCCACTGACTGAAGAGCGCCGTAAAGATATGGTGAAAGTGGTGCGTGCCGAAGGTGAGCAAGGCCGTGTGGCAATTCGTAATATTCGCCGCGACGCTAACAATGAGCTTAAGGCGCTGCTTAAAGACAAAGAAATCTCTGAAGATGACGAGCGTCGTGCGCAAGATGACATTCAAAAGTTGACTGACGAAGCGGTCAAGAATGTTGATGCACTTCTTGATGCAAAAGAAAAAGAGTTGATGGAAGTCTAA